From the genome of Nicotiana tabacum cultivar K326 chromosome 2, ASM71507v2, whole genome shotgun sequence:
CACTATTTCGTATTGAGAGACCAAGGCGATGattgagatatatatatatataattaaaccCCAAGAcgaaaatttgaaagaaaaaaagatacGTACTTCATTTGTTacgtgaacccatttgactgggcacatagtttaagaaaagagagaagatttttgaacttgtgataaaaaatgaggcacatatattttgtttggttataaattattaaataaaggtaaattatttccaaataaggaaattgATCATCATTTTTTTGTACGGactaaaaaaaaataggttcacataaattaaaacagagggaGTACTACTTTCTTAACCATAACATTGCTTGTCTAAATTATATTTTATCTCTCCTCAAACATTTTAATTAGTATTCCATTAATTGGAGCGATAAAGATAGATCTGGAAAATAAATATAAATGACTTATTATATAACGGCCCGGCTCGCTAGTGATATTGTCTGCTATGTGACTAGGCCCTCACAGGTTTAAAACGGGTCACTAGGGTTTAAGACTTGTTAGCTTTATACCAAACATCCCTCTTATGTTTCACATCGTCCTTGTTGAGGTTTGCCCCCACCACATGAGATTCGCCTAGACTCAACATTGAGGTTTGCCCCCGCCTAACCGGGATTTGACTAAACTCAGTTGACCTCTGATACGCCATGGCAAGACTGACACGAGAGTGACTCTGATACCATATATAATGGCTCaacccgctagtgatattgtccgctttagGCCTAGGTCCTCACGGGTTTAAAACGTGTCACTAGGGTCTACGGCTTGTTAGTTTATATACCCAACACCCCTCTTGTATTTTGTTGATGTGGGACTTGTTCTAAAGTCAAAGATGTTACGTATTATTTTTCTAAATCATAAAATTTTATGAAGTAAATTGAGTTTATAAACATAGCTAATATTTGGGACGGGAGAGTACTAGGATAATACTAATTAATAGCAAATCAGTATTACGCGGCAGTTGGAACACATTAATTTAAACATTATTCACAAAATTTTGGACGTTTACCTTTACCTAAGTTTTTTATGAGCATTTGCCAATAGGTCTTTTAAGAGGCCGTTTAATCTTCCATAGGATTCCTACTGTTTGGTTGAGATTTAGTTGGGGATAGGAAAATAAATTGTAATATGGTAAGGATAAAAGGGGGAAAATATATAAAATGGTTGGAGATGAGCTTAATTAATGATGAAAGATTAATGATTGAGGGGCAGGAAATAGGAAAAGGAGCAGGTTGGCAACAATGGCAAGTGCCACAACCTGCAACTCTTTACCTTACCTGCTCCAATATATTGCACTCTGTGAGACAACTCTCTCAAAATGACCGCATTCAATAACAACGTGTCAAATGCTAACTCAGTTTCGTACCAGGCCCAAGGGATTGATCGTATATAACTTATATGGAAAATTTACGTAATTATAGTATaatagaaatttatttaccacTTTTCTTTAGGTtacttaaaaattatattttctatctatatttattatttatatacaaCACTTTAATAAATAGAGCATTCTTAAAATTAGGATGTAACTGATGCATCCCTTCCCTCTCCCCACGTCAGTCCCCCCCTCCCCCACTCTCATGTATATCAGTTATACAAAGCCCCTAAAATTACGTTTTCATCccatttttaaaaagattttgaaatatttctCTCTTTCATACAAATTAATCCAAATCTCATCCTTTTCACACAAATTCATCGACATTATCTTTAAAATTGCAGTAGCAAAGTGTTCTCCATTGACAACTATTAAAAAGTTTCGAAACTTTGAATTCAACATTTGGGTTTTGCGAATTtgtgatttgtttggattgggtgctCTTGCAAACGATTGAGAATATAacttggagtttatatctcaattatGAGGAAGATTGGCTAAATTTAgagttatttttatgtaaaatttcatattgaaactcgaagaaaagTTTCTGAATTGTATCACGattgtatgataattgtatcAAAGTTGTATTTGACTTGTATCTGATATATCAATATGTAAAATAATACCTAATACAATACTAAGACAATTATAATACAATATTGTATCAAAATTTAAGTTTAAAAttgtgattgaaacttgaagaagatgaaggtcaGAATTGTATCACGACTGCATCATAATTGTATTTGTATCATAATTATTGTAGAAATTATATCACAAatatatgataattgtatatggtGATGAGCAATTGTAAGTTTGTGACCACTTTCACATTTGGATTGTGTATGAGCCATTATCCTATTAGTAATAATTTTGCTAgagtttaataatttttaaattgttgaagaaacTTTTAGCAACTGATTTTTTTGTCATCTCATGACATTCTATGTCGTGTGTATAGATTTTTAACTGCaaagaaaaatatctttttggTATCTATTATGAAAATCAGTTCTGTATTATTGGATTTGTTAGATTAGGTATCACTTTTCTAACATTATAAGGATAATAGGGACATAGAATATGTAGTATGGCATTATATCCagtatttgaaggttccaactaAAATTAttcaacaactgaagcaaaaCTACCAACTTCTTGTTGAAGACGTGCATCTATTGAAGAGAGAGAAGAGGAGATTTGCGTACTGAAAAAATTAGGACGCATGAAATGAGGAgaagtgtaaaaaaaaaagaaaggatataattgaatcccttaattgaaggtaTTAATCATGGGATGAGAGCTTTTTAACGGGGGAAtgtatataatttataagaaaaacctagatactttttgaaaactataaaacctagaaaaaataaattaataagttCCTATCATAGTATGTATAGGAAAAAACTCACAACTTATATGTACGGTAGACATTTTTTGGGTGATTTGACGATATAAAAAATTTCTTAATCATAGCTTATACAACTTATATTCTTATAATAATTGTGCTAGTGGAATAGCCATGTAAAGTCGAAGATGGTCAATTGAATATTTTTTATTgtgtatataaaaaattatattaagtATAGTTTAAAATtactttatatatatgtatattaaaatcatgtcacgcgtacgtgtacataattaataacactttattactATTAAGATTGTTTCACCCgaagttgtgcgaacgcataccttggttttaattttaaaaatcgtaattatgtcacgcgaacatatacataatcacgataatttgaAATTAAGAGCGTACCTAAAAGCATACTAACGTATTCATGATTCATTTCTTTCCTAAATTTGAGATTGTTGTGAGGCATGATTATGGAAAAGTGATCGTGGAATGGGTGTAAGGTTCgttgcttaaggattattatCAAGTCAACTACACTtataaaactaattacaacttaATAAATTACTAAAGTTTTAGCTCGTGAATTAGCGGAATTATACGAATCAAGTGAGTATTATGAATAAATGAAGTGGTTTGATTACTAATGTATTGCTAAAGAATTATTTAAGGGAAAGTTTTGAGGGGGTTAAAATTGCGGGTTATGCGAGAGATAAAAACTAGCACGATGGGCCACTTTTAGGTATTGTTGAAGGATGATGACCTGGCATGAGCTGGCGGTTAGTTTTAGTGAAATAGTCACAGTTAGTCATTTGTAATTAGTTAGTCGATTAGGCTTAAATATTCTTTTACATATAGCACAGTACAGTGTAAACGGTTCTTACAGTTAATGAGAAAAAGGACATTTCTCAAATCCTCTATTTTCTCTCTCTATGACCTTTGCTACATTCCTCCATTGAAGAAGCTTCTAGCTCtctcaacatggtatcagagccctaatGGGCAATTTTTCACGCAATTTTCTGCTTTACAACTGAAAATCAACCTTCCTGCTTCTGAATTTCTTCTATTCAATAATGGGGGATGAGAAAATCGATCATACGCATCCTCTGTTTATGCATCCATCAGATAGTTCTGGCTCGATTTTGATCCCGATTTAGCTCACAGGTTCTGAAAATTACGATCTCTGGTGCCGAACGATGTGTATTGCACTCCAACCCAAACGAAAACTAGGGTTTGTGACCGGTACTTGTAAGAAGGAGTCATTCAAGGAGGCATTACATGAAGACTGGGAAATTTGTAATGCGATTGTATTCTCTTGGATAATGAATACCGCATCAAAGGATCTATTTAGTGGAACTGCATATGCATCGAATGCGCATCTGGTTTGGAAAGACCTGCATGAGCGTTTCGACAAGGTGAATCGAGTTCGCATTTTTATGTTACATCGCCAAATTGCTACAATTTTTTAAGGGATTGGCTCAGTTGCAACCTATTTCACTAAGCTGAGAGAACTCTAGGCTGAATATGATGCGTTAGTGCCTTCTCTAGAATACGATTGCCCTAAGTCGAAGGACTATATTGTGCATTTGCAGCGACAGAGATTGCTTCAGTTCCTTAATGGCTTGAATTATTCTTATGACCAAGCGAGGCGTCAAATTCTCATGAAGACCACAAAACCCACACTAAATCAGGCTTATGCCAGGATAATTGAGGATGACAGTCAACGAGGCAATTCAGGACCACAACTAGTTGGTGGACACTCCATTGCAGATGGAGGAAAGATCACTGCTCTTTGGAGTGCTAAAGAAGGACAATAGAGGCCCAAGAAGAATTTCAATATTCAATGTGAGGTTTGCAAGATAAAGGGGCAGCAAAGAGAATTGCTATAAAATCATTGGCTACCCATTGGATTTcgaaagaagaaggaaggaaAGGATATCTGCTCATAATGCTTCTGTACACAATGCACATGATGCTCACAATATTTCTGCACACAATGGTTCTGTCTCTTTTGTGTTATACCTAAGTTTTAATGATGACAATAGTGCAAATCTAACTGTATCTATTTAATTACAGGAAATTAGGAGGGCAATACTAAATCAAAGAAAGTCAATTTGTTAAAGATATCAGAAAAGGAACAAGATCAAATATAGCAAGGACAATGCTAAATCAAAGGATGTCAAGGCCATCAAAAAGGAAACAAGATCAAGTGTAATCGCTATAGGAAGATAGTACCTACTTCAAGGATTGATTTGGAATATGGAGATTCTGAAAATTGATCGATCAAGTCAAGCCACAAATCACTCCCTTGGTTATGAATACGAAAAGGAAGGACGTAAATAAATCCAGCCCATCTCTTGAGCAGGATTCGAAGGCACTCCTTGGGTCAAAACTCTTAGAATACTATGTGCCTCAAGCAAGGGTCAATCTATAACGACTACTGAAGACTCTCGTATAAGAAGACTGTCAGACTCAAGAATTTAATTACGTAAGTTACCATTGTTTTCTATGTCTTCCTAGTTCTTAGCACAAATATTGTATTCCTAAGTTTACTAGTGTCTCAAAATATAGGAGGTGTTAGGAAGCAAAACAAGAGTTGTGTCAAGTTTATAAAACACTGTTGCTGAAAATCGTTGGTGGTAAACGACCCATAAAATCAGTGCTACTGTAACCAACTATTGCagatctaagagaacccttgtgacccaagggaacTGGATGTAGGTACCACACCGGTACTAAACCAGTATAAAACTCATATGTTCTCAGCTTTTAAATTACTTTCAATTTACTTTCATCGTCAATCAAACCTGCTGATAAAATAAAGTCGACTAATTCTCTTCTAAGTTGACAGAGTTTTTAAATTAGTTACAATTCACCCCCTCCCCTCTTGTACttttaattggtatcagagcgagacTCACGAATATTGCTTAACAGTCGTTGGAGCACTATTTCAAGAAGGAACTTCTCATGTGCGACCCCATTACTTCAATGGTCAGCACTTCTCTCATTGGAAAGTGCGCATGGAGACCTACACTATGTCATATTACATTAAATTTTGGCGCGTGATCAAAAATGGAAATCTTCCAATTCCGCCAAAGAAGGATGACAACAGTCAAATTATAGTATCATCTGATCCTTTTGATTTGGACGATTACACTGAAAAACAATCAGTCGTTATCCAAGTGAATGCTAAGGTAAAAAAATCTGTTGTACAATGCTATCAgcagagaagaatataaaaagatATCAAGTTGTGAAACTGCAAAGGAAATGTGGGATAAGTTATAGGTCACATATGAAGGAACCAACAAAGTGAAAAAAATAAGGATCAATCTCCTAGTTCGAGACAATGAACTGTTTCAAATGAAAGATGGAGAATCAATAGAGGAAATGTTTTTCAGGTTTAGCAAAATCCTTGGAGACTTAAAATTATTTGGTAGACCAATCAAAAGCGGAGAACAAGTCAGAAAATATATTCTTATGGATATCAAGACCACTAATACTCTCTTGAAAATctacaaaagagaaaaaaacattTGGAGCCCCCGGTGCCAATGACATGAAGTTTTTGGTTTTGTTTAGTTGATCGATGCCAAATGACATGGAGCTTTAGCTTAGCAGTAAGTACCGGTATCAATTACATAACGCTCCAATACAGATAGTGAACATTGTGACATGCACTTCTCCATCAAATCTTGAAGGATGTAATGCTCCCAAGATTATTACGTCAAAGCCGTGAGAAAGATGCTCCAGGAACTTCTTCGTTAAGTTGTAAGAAGTCATCCATGCCAAGACTTAATGGATAGTAAGTTTCATGCACCTCTTCGCCTGAAAATATAGCTTTGATCATGTAATACTCACGTGATCTGCCACAGAGAACTCTCCATGCTCGTCGCCAAAGctgcaaaaaaaaattaagtatgATGCCCGAACAATCCTCCTGATTTCAGCGCTTGATTCAACATTTTGCTGCGATTGTATCAACAAGGGTAGAGCTTCGAGTTTTATGCATGTTGTAGATCTTAGAGTCTTCTTTCGAATGCCACAAATGGCTCATGATCCGGACACTCTTGTCTTGAGATATGAATTTTACGGCGAGAGTGCCCAAAGATGTAAGCTAAACGGGCCAGACGTGTAGATCAACTTAAGAGCTTAATTCCAGCCAGTCTAGAATGACTTTGGCTATGAATTTATGATATGTTGCGGTCTTATGAGTCTAGTTTCAGTATAATCAAACGGCTTGCAATTTAGGGTCTCCTACAATGAGATCTGAATTGTTTGCCACAGACGTACAAAGCTGACAACTCCAGGCAGCTTCTGCAACCAACAAAAAACTTGAATAACTTTTGCAAAAAAAGAAGCAAGAAGAAGAgaatagcaaaaaaaaaatggaagCCCAAGCCCTTTTATGAGAGAACGTTAACTCCCTGTATGAGTTAATGTGGAGACTGTAACAATAAACAATATGAAGTTTTGATGTGAAAAGTTTGGAGGAACACCTGCTATTTATAATTATGTTAAGCCGGTTGTGCTTTCATTAACGTGTAGGAATTTTCCTTTCAAGGGAAAGAAAATTCCTTGTGGGTTAGAAAGTCTTACACAGTAAAGGAAAAGTTTTGAGACAGTTGCTCAAAAGGGCACCACGACAGGAGTTTGGTTTGAGTAAAGGAAAACTATTTTTCTTGGTTCAAAGTCAAGAAATTTCTTACCATATCTGGCAGTCTCATATTTATTCCAACTTGGAATGGATTTAACCTTGGTTATTACTTTATTAAGTCCATACTTCGTAAGGAAATATATGGAATCTCCTTCCTTTTGGAAGAACTTATAAAATCAAAGTTAGAGGATCTATCTTGCCGCAGAGAGTCTTAATGTTATATTTTGACCAAATTACTAAATATGGTTGAGAAACACATTCTATTTAGATACTCTAAATTTCATAGATACTTCAAATCTCGTCTTCAAGATTTCATCATTATCTGTATCCTGAAAAGTCTTGAAGTATGGGACATTTGTAGCcggttaaaattttattaaatttaaatccaTAAAAGATTTAAAGTTTactataaattaaatatatattagtccaaataaatatcaTGGGCTAATTTAATTGGGTTAATTATTTAaatctaattaaattaatttaaataaagatCCAATATACCATTGGGCTAGCCTTGGGTCGGCTCATGAGCCTCAAGCCCAATGACCCAGTAGGGTTTTCTTGGAAGCTGCTCCACCCcacacctatataaaggggacacAGGAGAAGGCTAGAAAATCAATGAAGTAAGCATAAGAAAAGGCTAAAGAAGCTCTGAAAAATAACATCAAGGTCTTCCTCCACATCTGCAATCTTCGTCTGTGGTCAAATCCCAAAGGCGGGCTCAAATCATAGGCGGGCGGCTTCAAATCTTCCGTTCGTGATAACCAACACCAAATCCTGATTCGTGACGATCTTTAAATTATTCGTGGCGCACCATAAATCTAAAATCcatcaagttcaagatcaagctctCGAGCTCTCGAACCATCGTTCGTgaggagaagaatcagaggaCTACGTCTCTTTAGATTTGAGATATTCTAGAGATTGTAACCCCGTTACTTAAAATCGAATATAATATTTTTCGCTATATTTCTTGtattgattattatttttcaggAACGGA
Proteins encoded in this window:
- the LOC142167790 gene encoding uncharacterized protein LOC142167790 translates to MCIALQPKRKLGFVTGTCKKESFKEALHEDWEICNAIVFSWIMNTASKDLFSGTAYASNAHLVWKDLHERFDKAEYDALVPSLEYDCPKSKDYIVHLQRQRLLQFLNGLNYSYDQARRQILMKTTKPTLNQAYARIIEDDSQRGNSGPQLVGGHSIADGGKITALWSAKEGQ